Genomic DNA from Halorussus rarus:
CGCTTCGCCGAAGCTCCGCAAGAGGCTACTGGCCGACGGCTGGAGCGCCGCTTTCCCCCGCGGTCGTCGCTCGACGGCGCACCGGTCGCGGAAAAAGCCGCACGTCGAGGGACCGCGTCCGCTACTGGCTCTCGTCGGAGCGCTGGGTGAGCGTGACCTCGACCGTCTGGCGCTCGCCGTCGCGGACGACGGTCACCTCGACCGTCTCGCCCGGCCGGGTCTCGGTGAACAGGTACGAGAGCAGGTCCTCGCGCGACTCGATGCTCCGGTTGCCGACTGCGACGATGACGTCGCCGCCCACCGGGATGCGCGTGTCGTTCACGACGGTGTCGTCGTCGGCGCCCTGGATCGCGTCGGCCGCGGGCGTCCCGTCGACGGTGTTGACCACGTAGACGCCGCTGTCGACCTCGAGGTCGTTGGCCTCTGCCAGCGGCTGGGTGAGCGTGACTCCCTGGACCCCGAGCAGCGAGTACGCGTACTCGCCGTCCTCGATGAGAGTGGGCACGATCTGCTCGACGACGGACGCGCCGATGGCGAACCCGATGTTCTCGCCGCCGCCGGCCTGGTTCACCCCGACCACGGCTCCGGAGTCACAGGCGACGAGCGGGCCGCCGCTGTTCCCGGGGTTGATGGGCGCGTCGGTCTGGATGGTGTTCGGCAGCGGGAAGCCGATCGGCGACGTCCGGTTGACGCCGCTGACGATGCCCGCGGTGATCGTCGTCTCGAGGCCGTACGGGCTCCCGATGGCCGCGACGCGCTCGCCGGGACGCGGCGTCCCGTCCGCGACGTCCAGGGCCTCGACGTAGTCCGGCGTGTCGTCCACGCGGACGACCGCGAGGTCGGCGAGCTGCGTCGCTCCGACCACGGTGGCCGCCCGGGTCTCGCCGCGGGAGAACTGCACCCCGACGCTGGTCGACTGATTGACGACGTGCTGGTTGGTGACGGCGTAGCTCGTCGAGCCGCCGTCCGCCACCTCGTAGACGAACCCGGAGCCGCCTCCTCTGGCGGTCTGGACCTGGACCACCGAGTCTATCGTCTGGTTGTACAACGCCGCGTAGTCACACGCCGCCGTCCCCGACTGCTGGGCCGCCACCCCGCCGGCGTCGGCCGGCGCGCCCGTCGTCCGGGCGTCGGCGGTCGGCACCCCTCCCCCGAGCGCCGTCGCCGGCGCGACAGCGACGACGGCGACGACGAGGAACAGCGTGAGCTTGTGCTGACTGACCATGCGGTCACAGAGACGACCAAAATACCCGTAAGGGTAGTGGCCGAACTCCGGCAGTTCGCGGCAAGTATCGCGCGATCCGCGTCGGCGTGCCGGCTCGGCCGAGTAGCAACCTTTGTATCGGCGCCTCCGGAACTCCCACCGATGACCGCGTTCTTCGACCGGCTCGCCGACCGCATCGCCGCCGTCGACAGCGTCGTGTCGGTGGGGCTGGACCCCGACGAGGACCGCCTGCCCGACGAGGTCCGGGACGCCGACCTGCCCCGGTGGGAGTTCAACCGCCGCGTCGTCGACGCGACCGCCGACCACGCCGCCGTGTTCAAGCCCAACGCCGCCTTCTACGAGGACCCCGACGGCTGGCGCGCGCTGGAGAAGACGGTCGAGCACGCTCACGATGCCGGCGTACCGGTGCTGCTGGACGCCAAGCGCGCCGACATCGGCAACACCTCCCGCCAGTACGCCAAGGTGCTGGACTCGGTCGACGCTATCACGCTCAACCCGTTCCTGGGTCGGGACGCGCTGGCGCCGTTCCTCG
This window encodes:
- a CDS encoding S1C family serine protease, with the protein product MVSQHKLTLFLVVAVVAVAPATALGGGVPTADARTTGAPADAGGVAAQQSGTAACDYAALYNQTIDSVVQVQTARGGGSGFVYEVADGGSTSYAVTNQHVVNQSTSVGVQFSRGETRAATVVGATQLADLAVVRVDDTPDYVEALDVADGTPRPGERVAAIGSPYGLETTITAGIVSGVNRTSPIGFPLPNTIQTDAPINPGNSGGPLVACDSGAVVGVNQAGGGENIGFAIGASVVEQIVPTLIEDGEYAYSLLGVQGVTLTQPLAEANDLEVDSGVYVVNTVDGTPAADAIQGADDDTVVNDTRIPVGGDVIVAVGNRSIESREDLLSYLFTETRPGETVEVTVVRDGERQTVEVTLTQRSDESQ